The genomic window GCCATATAGTCTGCGCATTCAATAAAGTGCCCAAAGTAGGAACAGCCGCCATATCCGCTACATATTCCCGGAAAGCGAATAAAAGCAATGCCATACATACAAGAGCCACTACAAATAAAGCCGCCGTCTCAAACAAGAACATATTGAAAATGTCCTTGCTGGAAGCTCCATTACATTTGTGTACTCCTACGGATCTCGCCCGGATCGGCAGAGAAGATACCGAGTTCAAGATATAATTCATCGCCGCCACGAATAACAAAGCGAAAGCCAGTACGCTCATGATCACCACCATCCGCTTCACCTCGGTACTTTGCGTATATATCTCCGAGACCGGCTTGATATAAAGCTCCATATCAAAACCTTGTTTCCTCTCTCTTTCTACATCTATATATTTAGGCAATAAAGCCGGTATTTTCTGATTGATTTGTTCCGGGAACACACCCGGTTTCAGGCGGATATAGCCCAGATAACTATCGTCGGCACCCCAACCGGCATAGGCACCGAACTGGGTTTTCATATTAATGAAAGAAGCGACAGCGTCAAAACGTAAATGACTATTTTCCGGTATGTCACGGAATATCCCGGCCACCGTATAAGGATAGTTTTTTCCGTACAGCAGTTGTTTCCCGATCGGATCTTCCTTGCCAAATATACGTTCAGCCATTTTTTCCGATAAGAAAACTTGATCTTCGATTCCCAACAAACGATCATCCCCTCTTAGCACCTTGATTCCCATCGTACGGAAAAAGAGGGAATCCGCCATCATCAAACGGGGCTTGAACCGATCCTCACCATGATACAATACGGCTCCGTATCTTCTCCGGCAAACCGTCGCATACTGTATCTCGGGGAACTCTTGCCGCAAAGCCTCCGGGATCGGGGCAAATAGGATACGAGACCCATCTTCCTCTCCCGTTTTATCATCATTGTATCGCACATGCACGCTATACAAATCTTCCACTTGGTCAAAGAATGTATCGAAGCTCAATTCAAAAGCGACCCTAGCGAACAGGATCAATCCCACTCCAAGTCCTAGTGTCAAGGACAGAACCTTGATCACATTTCCCCCTCGGCCTCGAAGTAAATAACGGATTGTATAATATAGCTGTCTCATCGATTTGTATTTAAGTTAAATTGAAAGCTAACCGACCTTCACAGGCCAATTAGCTTATAAAAAACTCTTGTGTGTATGTGTTTATGTCATGTTGACTAAATAAATTCACTAACGGAAGAAACAACGCTACCGTCGAATAAATTGATCACACGGTGGGCGAAACCCGCGTCGTGCTTGGAGTGCGTCACCATTACGATTGTCGTTCCCTCCTTATTCAGCTCGGTGAGCAGCTGCATAACCTCGGCACCGTTCTTGGAATCCAAGTTACCCGTTGGCTCATCGGCCAAGATTATCTTCGGGTTGGAAACTACCGCACGAGCGATCGCCACACGCTGCTGCTGACCTCCAGAGAGTTGCTGAGGGAAGTGAGCCGCACGGTGGCTGATATTCATCCGCTTCAAGATATCCGTTACCATCTGCTTACGCTCCGACGCCTTGATCTTTAGATAAGTCAACGGCAGCTCCACGTTCTCAAAAACGTTCAACTCGTCTATCAAGTTGAAGCTCTGGAACACGAAACCGATGTTTCCCTTACGGACCTGCGTACGCTCTTTCTCTTTCAAGTGTCCTACCTCTTGGTCGCCCAAGTAATAATTTCCCTCGGAAGGATTATCCAGCAAACCCAGAATATTCAACAACGTAGACTTACCGCAACCGGAAGGTCCCATGACAGCGACGAACTCGCCATCTTTTACCTCCAAAGAAACCTTATTCAACGCAATTGTCTCAACCTCTTCCGTACGGAAAAACTTACTTAAACCTTCGATCTTAATCATGACTGTATTTGTTTTAATTGTTATCTAACTATTTAATTTACCATATCTAATTCAAATAGTGTGCCAAACTAACTAAATATTTAATTCTCAAACAAGTAGTATTTTACTTTCCAAAACAGACTGTCCAATTATTTGACAGTGGTGTACAAAATTTAGACACTACTATCCAATATCTCGACATAAAGAAACACCTCCCAGCTTCACAGATGAGAGGTGCTATTGTTGACTTATCTACATAGTAAAACCTACATGTCACTACTTGATCTTATCTCTATATCTTTTTCCTCCGGCATGTCGAAGTTCTCAATGACTGTCAAGAGAAGCTCCTCTTCATCAACATTTATAGAATAAGAAACTGTATTTTTACCCTTCGAGAAACGGATAAACCAACTAACCACCCCATCGTTCTCATTCTCGATCACTTGATAAGCCTCTTCCTTGTCCCGCTCAAAAGCGGATTTAATTTCTTGTTGTAATGCGGCGTGGCCCTCCACGACGAAAGAAGAGACTATCTTATATACCTTTTTAGTTTTCGGATCTTTATTCGTTACTACGCTTTTATCGATCGTCTTATCCGCTTTACATTTCTGCACGACAGCCTCCAAATTCTTCTGTGCCCATAACTCTGTACTGAAATTTCCCACCAAAAGGCATAATGCCACCCAAAAACATTTACTTGCTTTCATA from Parabacteroides distasonis ATCC 8503 includes these protein-coding regions:
- a CDS encoding ABC transporter ATP-binding protein — its product is MIKIEGLSKFFRTEEVETIALNKVSLEVKDGEFVAVMGPSGCGKSTLLNILGLLDNPSEGNYYLGDQEVGHLKEKERTQVRKGNIGFVFQSFNLIDELNVFENVELPLTYLKIKASERKQMVTDILKRMNISHRAAHFPQQLSGGQQQRVAIARAVVSNPKIILADEPTGNLDSKNGAEVMQLLTELNKEGTTIVMVTHSKHDAGFAHRVINLFDGSVVSSVSEFI
- a CDS encoding DUF5024 domain-containing protein is translated as MKASKCFWVALCLLVGNFSTELWAQKNLEAVVQKCKADKTIDKSVVTNKDPKTKKVYKIVSSFVVEGHAALQQEIKSAFERDKEEAYQVIENENDGVVSWFIRFSKGKNTVSYSINVDEEELLLTVIENFDMPEEKDIEIRSSSDM